In one window of Neisseria subflava DNA:
- a CDS encoding DUF3683 domain-containing protein: protein MTTTTAPQRIREIPYNYTSYTDREIVIRLLGDEAWQILQDLRGQRRTGRSARMLFEVLGDIWVVVRNPYLVDDLLEHPKRRAALVREMRHRLNEIRKRRDDNQQVDVLVAAAEKAVERFDSSFDETIQKRHQILERLSKITKPHNIMFDGLARVTHVTDATDWRVEYPFVVVNPDTEAEIAPLVRALIELDLVIIPRGGGTGYTGGAVPLDANSAVINTEKLDKHRGVEYVELAGLDGRHPIIHCGAGVVTRRVEETAHQAGLVFAVDPTSADASCVGGNVAMNAGGKKAVLWGTALDNLAYWNMVNPQGEWLRIERVHHNFGKIHDEETAIFDVHTLDSDGRNIINTKRLEIPGHKFRKVGLGKDVTDKFLSGLPGVQKEGTDGIITSVAFVLHKMPKYTRTVCMEFFGTVATATPSIVEIRDFLLAHESVRLAGLEHLDWRYVRAVGYATKAAGKGRPKMVLLADVVSDDEAAVQAAAEHICELARARDGEGFIAISPEARKTFWLDRSRTAAIAKHTNAFKINEDVVIPLERLGEYSDGIERINIELSIQNKLKLCAALEQYLSGKLPIDKMGTDLPTAELLGERGKHALAHVSAVKARWEWLLNNLDAPLADYKARYGAAVHASLEAKDNESCFIAFRDFRLRVSVKADVMKPLSEIFSGKTDTKIIQGLGKIHAKTVRSRVFVALHMHAGDGNVHTNIPVNSDDAEMLQTAYRSVERIMKIARSLGGVISGEHGIGITKLEFLTDEDLQPFWNYKNQVDPKHTFNRHKLMKGSDLRNAYTPSFELLGAESLIMEKSDLGTIADSIKDCLRCGKCKPVCSTHVPRANLLYSPRNKILGVGLLTEAFLYEEQTRRGVSIKHFEELMDIGDHCTVCHRCVKPCPVNIDFGDVTVAVRNYLADSGHKRFAPAASMGMAFLNATGPKTIKALRAAMIQTGFPAQNFAYKIGKLLPIGTKKQKAEPKATVGTASIKEQVIHFINRPLPKSVPAKTPRSMLGIEDDKSIPIIRNPASPEDAEAVFYFPGCGSERLFSQIGLAVQAMLWHVGVQTVLPPGYMCCGYPQDAGGNKAKAEEMSTNNRVAFHRMANTLNYLDIKTVVVSCGTCYDQLEKYRFEEIFPGCRIIDIHEYLLEKGVQLNGVQGQQYLYHDPCHTPIKTMNATQMVSSLMGQKVVLSDRCCGESGMFAVKRPDIATQVKFRKQEEIEKNLKELPQGEPVKMLTSCPACLQGLSRYADDNNMPADYIVIEMAKHILGENWLDEFVKKANNGGVEKVLL, encoded by the coding sequence ATGACCACGACTACTGCCCCTCAGCGTATTCGAGAAATTCCCTATAACTATACTTCTTATACCGACCGCGAAATCGTCATCCGACTGTTGGGCGACGAAGCGTGGCAGATTCTGCAAGACTTGCGCGGACAGCGCAGGACGGGGCGTTCGGCGCGGATGTTGTTTGAAGTGTTGGGCGATATTTGGGTGGTCGTGCGCAATCCGTATCTGGTCGACGATTTGCTGGAGCATCCGAAACGCCGCGCCGCGCTGGTGCGTGAAATGCGCCACCGTTTGAACGAGATCCGCAAGCGCCGTGACGACAATCAGCAAGTGGATGTCTTGGTTGCCGCAGCAGAAAAAGCAGTCGAGCGTTTTGATAGCAGTTTTGATGAAACCATCCAAAAACGCCATCAGATTTTGGAACGCTTAAGCAAAATCACCAAGCCGCACAACATCATGTTTGACGGATTGGCGCGCGTGACACACGTTACCGATGCAACCGACTGGCGCGTGGAGTATCCGTTTGTCGTTGTCAATCCTGATACCGAGGCAGAGATCGCGCCTTTGGTCCGCGCCTTAATCGAGTTGGACTTGGTCATTATCCCGCGCGGCGGCGGTACGGGTTATACCGGCGGCGCAGTACCTTTGGACGCAAACAGCGCAGTCATCAATACCGAAAAACTCGACAAGCATCGCGGCGTCGAATACGTTGAGCTGGCAGGCTTGGACGGCAGACATCCGATTATCCATTGCGGCGCAGGCGTGGTCACGCGGCGGGTGGAAGAAACCGCACATCAGGCAGGTTTGGTGTTCGCTGTTGATCCGACTTCCGCCGATGCGTCTTGCGTGGGCGGTAATGTGGCGATGAACGCAGGCGGTAAAAAAGCCGTGCTGTGGGGTACTGCCTTGGACAACCTCGCCTACTGGAACATGGTTAACCCTCAAGGCGAATGGTTGCGTATCGAACGCGTGCACCACAATTTCGGCAAAATTCACGACGAAGAAACCGCCATATTTGACGTACATACGCTGGATTCAGACGGTCGCAATATCATCAATACCAAACGTTTGGAAATCCCCGGCCACAAATTCCGCAAAGTCGGTTTGGGCAAAGACGTTACCGACAAATTCTTGAGCGGCCTGCCCGGCGTGCAGAAAGAAGGCACAGACGGCATCATCACCAGCGTCGCCTTCGTGTTGCACAAAATGCCGAAATACACGCGTACTGTGTGTATGGAATTTTTCGGCACGGTCGCCACCGCTACGCCGTCCATTGTCGAAATCCGCGATTTCCTGCTTGCCCATGAAAGCGTACGATTGGCCGGTTTGGAGCATTTAGACTGGCGCTACGTCCGCGCCGTCGGTTATGCCACCAAAGCGGCAGGTAAAGGCCGACCTAAAATGGTCTTGCTGGCAGATGTGGTTTCCGACGACGAAGCCGCCGTACAGGCAGCCGCCGAACACATCTGCGAACTCGCCCGCGCCCGCGACGGCGAAGGCTTTATCGCCATATCTCCTGAAGCCCGTAAAACCTTCTGGCTTGACCGCAGCCGCACCGCAGCCATCGCCAAACACACCAATGCCTTTAAAATCAACGAAGACGTGGTAATCCCACTCGAAAGGCTCGGCGAGTATTCAGACGGCATCGAACGCATCAACATTGAGCTTTCCATCCAAAACAAACTCAAACTCTGTGCCGCCTTGGAGCAATATCTGTCCGGCAAACTCCCCATCGACAAAATGGGAACAGACCTGCCAACTGCCGAACTGTTGGGCGAACGCGGCAAACACGCCCTAGCCCACGTTTCTGCTGTCAAAGCGCGTTGGGAATGGCTGCTTAATAACTTAGACGCACCGCTTGCCGACTATAAAGCCCGCTATGGCGCAGCCGTCCACGCCTCGCTCGAAGCCAAAGACAATGAAAGCTGCTTTATTGCCTTCCGCGATTTCCGCCTGCGCGTGTCTGTCAAAGCGGACGTAATGAAGCCGCTTTCAGAAATCTTCAGCGGCAAAACCGATACCAAAATTATCCAAGGCTTGGGCAAAATCCACGCCAAAACCGTACGCAGCCGCGTCTTCGTTGCCCTGCATATGCACGCCGGCGACGGTAACGTTCACACCAATATTCCGGTTAACTCAGACGATGCCGAAATGCTTCAGACGGCCTACCGTTCTGTGGAACGCATCATGAAAATCGCCCGTTCGCTCGGCGGCGTAATTTCCGGCGAACACGGCATCGGCATTACCAAGCTCGAATTCCTGACCGATGAAGATTTACAACCGTTTTGGAACTACAAAAACCAAGTCGATCCGAAACATACCTTCAACCGTCACAAACTCATGAAAGGCTCTGACTTACGCAACGCCTATACGCCGTCGTTCGAGCTTTTGGGGGCGGAATCGCTGATTATGGAAAAATCAGACCTCGGCACCATCGCTGATTCCATTAAAGACTGTCTGCGCTGCGGCAAATGCAAACCCGTCTGCTCCACCCACGTTCCGCGCGCCAACCTGCTGTACAGCCCACGCAACAAAATCCTCGGCGTAGGCTTGCTGACTGAAGCCTTCTTATACGAAGAACAAACCCGTCGCGGCGTTTCCATTAAACATTTTGAAGAACTGATGGACATCGGCGACCACTGCACCGTGTGCCACCGCTGCGTTAAACCTTGCCCTGTCAACATCGACTTCGGCGACGTTACCGTAGCCGTCCGCAACTACCTTGCCGATTCCGGCCACAAACGCTTCGCGCCCGCCGCATCGATGGGTATGGCATTTTTGAACGCCACAGGCCCGAAAACCATCAAAGCCCTTCGCGCCGCCATGATACAGACCGGCTTCCCTGCGCAGAACTTTGCCTACAAAATCGGCAAGCTTCTTCCGATCGGCACTAAAAAGCAAAAAGCCGAACCGAAAGCCACCGTCGGTACTGCCTCAATCAAAGAACAGGTTATCCATTTCATCAACCGTCCTTTGCCAAAAAGTGTGCCAGCCAAAACTCCGCGCTCCATGCTGGGTATAGAAGACGACAAGAGTATTCCTATCATCCGTAACCCGGCTTCTCCGGAAGATGCCGAAGCCGTGTTCTACTTTCCAGGTTGCGGCTCTGAGCGTCTGTTCAGCCAAATCGGACTTGCCGTTCAAGCCATGCTTTGGCATGTCGGTGTACAAACCGTCCTGCCGCCCGGCTATATGTGTTGCGGCTATCCGCAAGACGCCGGCGGCAATAAGGCTAAAGCCGAAGAAATGAGCACCAACAACCGCGTGGCTTTCCACCGTATGGCAAACACCCTCAACTACCTCGACATCAAAACCGTCGTCGTCAGTTGCGGTACCTGCTACGACCAACTAGAAAAATACCGTTTTGAGGAAATCTTCCCAGGCTGCCGTATCATCGACATCCACGAATATCTGCTTGAAAAAGGCGTGCAACTGAACGGCGTACAAGGTCAGCAATACCTCTACCACGATCCTTGCCATACCCCGATCAAAACCATGAATGCCACCCAAATGGTCAGCAGCCTGATGGGACAAAAAGTCGTCTTAAGCGACCGCTGCTGCGGCGAGTCCGGTATGTTTGCCGTCAAACGACCCGACATCGCCACTCAGGTCAAGTTCCGCAAACAAGAGGAAATTGAGAAAAACCTCAAAGAGCTGCCGCAGGGCGAACCCGTCAAAATGCTTACCTCCTGCCCAGCCTGCCTGCAAGGCTTAAGCCGCTACGCCGACGACAACAACATGCCTGCCGATTATATCGTCATCGAAATGGCGAAACATATCCTCGGCGAAAACTGGCTGGATGAGTTTGTGAAAAAAGCCAATAACGGCGGTGTAGAAAAAGTATTGCTCTAA
- a CDS encoding uracil-xanthine permease family protein: protein MNQLKTAVAGAQILFVAFGAMVLVPLLTGLNPALALLGAGLGTLLFQLVTKRKVPIFLGSSFAFIAPIIYSIGEWGLPSTMFGLFAAGFMYFVFAALIKWRGLDAVHKLLPPVVIGPVIMVIGLSVAAAASSMAMGQADGKQVIDYIDSLILSGFTFAVTVIVSVFGSKMMKLIPILIGVASGYVLALIMGLVDTSAIVNSPWFAVPHFETPQVNWQAALFMLPVAIAPAIEHIGGIMAIGNVTGTNYTKDPGLDKTLAGDGLGVCVAGLIGGPPVTTYGEVTGAVMITKNSNPVIMTWAAIFAIFMAFFGKFNAFLASIPMPVMGGIMLLLFGTIASLGIKTLIDAKVDLMQPKNLVIVSSVLTTGIGGMIIKVGTLSFAGVGLCAVLAIILNCVLPNTKSEEA from the coding sequence ATGAACCAGCTTAAAACAGCGGTAGCCGGTGCGCAGATTTTGTTTGTCGCATTCGGTGCCATGGTGCTTGTGCCGCTACTGACGGGACTGAACCCAGCTTTGGCATTATTGGGCGCAGGCTTGGGCACTTTGTTGTTCCAATTGGTTACCAAACGTAAAGTGCCGATTTTCCTCGGTTCTTCTTTTGCCTTTATTGCGCCGATTATCTACTCCATCGGCGAATGGGGCCTGCCTTCTACGATGTTTGGTCTGTTTGCGGCAGGTTTCATGTACTTTGTCTTTGCCGCGCTGATCAAATGGCGCGGTCTGGATGCGGTACACAAGCTATTGCCGCCCGTGGTTATCGGCCCGGTGATTATGGTAATCGGCTTGTCCGTGGCCGCTGCAGCCAGCAGCATGGCCATGGGTCAGGCAGATGGAAAACAGGTCATCGACTATATCGACTCGCTGATTCTCTCCGGCTTTACCTTTGCGGTAACCGTCATTGTTTCTGTCTTCGGCAGCAAAATGATGAAGCTAATTCCGATTCTGATCGGCGTGGCTTCTGGCTATGTGTTAGCTTTGATCATGGGCTTGGTCGATACCAGCGCCATCGTCAACTCCCCTTGGTTTGCCGTCCCTCATTTTGAAACGCCTCAAGTCAACTGGCAGGCTGCCTTGTTTATGTTGCCCGTCGCCATCGCCCCGGCCATCGAACACATCGGCGGCATTATGGCCATCGGCAATGTAACCGGCACAAACTACACTAAAGACCCTGGCTTGGACAAAACCCTCGCCGGCGACGGCTTGGGCGTATGCGTGGCCGGTTTGATTGGCGGCCCTCCTGTGACTACTTACGGCGAAGTAACCGGCGCGGTGATGATTACCAAAAACAGCAATCCCGTCATCATGACTTGGGCGGCAATTTTTGCAATTTTTATGGCGTTTTTCGGTAAGTTCAACGCGTTTTTGGCTTCGATTCCCATGCCGGTTATGGGCGGTATTATGTTGCTGCTGTTCGGTACAATCGCCTCTTTGGGCATCAAAACATTGATTGATGCAAAAGTCGATTTGATGCAGCCGAAAAATCTGGTTATCGTCAGCTCCGTATTGACCACCGGTATCGGCGGCATGATTATCAAAGTAGGTACTTTGAGCTTTGCTGGTGTAGGTTTGTGCGCCGTATTGGCGATTATCCTGAACTGCGTTTTGCCCAATACAAAATCAGAAGAAGCATAA
- a CDS encoding amino acid ABC transporter substrate-binding protein gives MLKKFVLGTIAAVVLAACGGEGSNSASSAPAQSGAASGSLIERINNKGTITVGTEGTYAPFTYHDKDGKLTGYDVEVTRAVADKLGIKVEFKETQWDSMMAGLKAGRFDVVANQVGLTSPERQATFDKSEPYSWSGAVLVARKDSNIKSIDDIKGVKTAQSLTSNYGEKAKAAGAELVPVDGLAQSLTLIEQKRADATLNDELAVLDYLKKNPNAGVQIVWSAPADEKVGSGLIVNKGNDEVVAKFSTAINELKADGTLKKLGEQFFGKDISVK, from the coding sequence ATGTTGAAAAAATTCGTACTCGGCACCATCGCTGCAGTAGTTTTGGCTGCTTGCGGCGGCGAAGGCAGCAACTCAGCTTCTTCTGCTCCGGCACAATCCGGTGCGGCCTCCGGTTCACTGATTGAGCGTATCAACAACAAAGGTACCATCACTGTCGGTACGGAGGGTACTTACGCACCATTCACCTACCACGACAAAGACGGCAAATTGACCGGCTACGATGTCGAAGTAACCCGCGCAGTTGCCGACAAACTGGGCATCAAAGTTGAATTTAAAGAAACACAATGGGACTCCATGATGGCAGGTTTGAAAGCCGGCCGTTTTGACGTGGTTGCCAACCAAGTCGGCCTGACCAGCCCTGAGCGTCAAGCGACTTTTGATAAATCCGAGCCTTACAGCTGGAGCGGTGCCGTATTGGTTGCCCGCAAAGACAGCAACATCAAATCCATCGACGACATCAAAGGCGTGAAAACCGCACAATCCCTGACCAGCAACTATGGCGAAAAAGCCAAAGCTGCAGGCGCAGAACTCGTACCGGTAGATGGCTTGGCACAATCTCTGACCCTGATTGAACAAAAACGTGCCGACGCAACCCTGAACGACGAATTGGCGGTATTGGACTACCTGAAGAAAAACCCAAATGCCGGCGTACAAATCGTTTGGTCTGCCCCTGCTGACGAAAAAGTCGGTTCCGGCCTGATTGTCAATAAAGGCAATGACGAAGTCGTGGCCAAATTCAGCACGGCAATCAACGAGCTGAAAGCCGACGGCACACTGAAAAAACTAGGCGAACAATTCTTCGGAAAAGACATCAGTGTTAAATAA
- a CDS encoding amino acid ABC transporter permease — protein sequence MLNNFLASLPFMTETRADMLISAFWPMVKAGFAVSLPLAIASFVIGMIIAVAVALVRIMPSDSIFQKCLLKLVEFYISVIRGTPLLVQLVIVFYGLPSIGIYIDPIPAAIIGFSLNVGAYASETIRAAILSVPKGQWEAGFSIGMTYMQTFRRIVAPQAFRVAVPPLSNEFIGLFKNTSLAAVVTVTELFRVAQETANRTYDFLPVYIEAALVYWCFCKVLFLIQARLEKRFDRYVAK from the coding sequence GTGTTAAATAATTTCCTTGCCTCTCTGCCGTTTATGACGGAAACACGCGCTGATATGCTCATCAGCGCGTTTTGGCCTATGGTCAAAGCCGGCTTTGCAGTATCTTTGCCTTTGGCGATCGCTTCTTTCGTTATCGGCATGATTATTGCCGTAGCCGTTGCTTTGGTGCGAATCATGCCCTCCGACAGCATTTTCCAAAAATGCTTGCTGAAGCTGGTTGAATTTTATATTTCCGTCATTCGCGGTACGCCGCTATTGGTGCAGTTGGTCATCGTATTCTATGGTTTGCCTTCCATCGGCATCTATATCGACCCGATTCCTGCCGCCATCATCGGCTTTTCGCTCAATGTCGGCGCATACGCTTCCGAAACCATACGCGCGGCAATTTTGTCCGTACCTAAAGGCCAATGGGAAGCAGGTTTCTCCATCGGTATGACCTATATGCAGACTTTCCGCCGCATTGTCGCACCGCAGGCATTCCGCGTTGCTGTACCGCCTTTAAGCAACGAATTTATCGGCTTGTTCAAAAACACCTCGCTTGCCGCCGTGGTAACGGTAACGGAGCTTTTCCGCGTCGCCCAAGAGACAGCAAACCGTACTTATGACTTTTTGCCGGTTTATATCGAAGCCGCATTGGTTTATTGGTGTTTCTGCAAAGTGCTGTTTCTGATTCAGGCGCGTTTGGAAAAACGTTTCGACCGCTATGTCGCCAAATAA
- a CDS encoding LutB/LldF family L-lactate oxidation iron-sulfur protein, producing the protein MSSQTIKFHMKPETFKQNAAISLQDKPLRKSLRTAMDMLMTKRKAVLTDEEELQSLRDLCEHVRQRSLSKLPALLEQLEENLTKLGVKVHWAETPAEACQIIHNIITDKNGKLMVKGKSMVSEEIELNHYLQDQGIKAVESDLGEFIVQMAGEKPTHIVMPAIHKTKEQVSELFHQNLGTPLTDDVDQLTGFARKALRDIYSTADVGLSGVNFAVAETGTLCLVENEGNGRLSTTVPPVHIAITGIEKVVAKLSDVPPLYSLLPRSAIGQNITTYFNMITGPRRSEELDGPQEMHLVLLDNGRSQAYAEDQMRRTLQCIRCGACMNHCPVYTRIGGAAYGTTYPGPIGEIISPHLLGLDATRDLPTACTMCGACVEVCPVRIPITEQMQRLRVEAQRSPTEIVPHPIRGQGASHTFGEQMAWRTFDGIFSGSKAYRAFGWTATKFRALTPSKQLGWTDNRVPMKPAKKTLHQMMAEKLQKEKA; encoded by the coding sequence ATGAGTTCCCAAACCATTAAATTCCATATGAAGCCGGAAACGTTCAAGCAAAACGCTGCGATTTCTTTGCAAGACAAGCCTCTGCGTAAAAGCTTGCGCACGGCGATGGATATGCTGATGACCAAGCGCAAAGCCGTTTTGACAGATGAAGAAGAGCTGCAAAGCCTGCGTGACTTGTGTGAACATGTCCGTCAACGTTCGTTGTCCAAATTACCTGCATTGCTGGAACAATTGGAAGAAAACCTGACCAAGTTGGGCGTTAAAGTCCACTGGGCGGAAACACCTGCCGAAGCCTGCCAAATCATTCACAACATCATTACCGATAAAAACGGCAAGCTGATGGTGAAAGGCAAATCTATGGTCAGCGAAGAGATTGAGCTGAACCATTATCTGCAAGACCAAGGCATTAAAGCGGTTGAGAGCGATTTGGGCGAGTTTATCGTTCAAATGGCCGGCGAGAAACCAACCCATATCGTGATGCCTGCCATTCATAAGACTAAAGAGCAGGTGAGCGAACTTTTCCACCAAAACCTCGGCACGCCATTGACAGACGACGTAGACCAGTTGACCGGATTTGCGCGTAAAGCTTTGCGCGATATTTACAGCACTGCCGATGTCGGTTTGAGCGGTGTGAACTTTGCCGTTGCGGAAACAGGCACTTTGTGTCTGGTCGAAAACGAAGGTAACGGCCGTTTGAGCACCACTGTACCGCCTGTGCACATCGCCATTACCGGTATTGAAAAAGTGGTTGCGAAGCTGTCGGATGTTCCGCCTTTGTACAGCCTGTTGCCGCGTTCCGCCATCGGTCAGAACATTACCACTTATTTCAATATGATTACCGGCCCTCGCCGTAGCGAAGAGCTGGACGGCCCTCAAGAAATGCACTTGGTACTGCTTGATAACGGTCGTAGCCAAGCGTATGCAGAAGATCAAATGCGCCGCACTTTGCAATGTATCCGTTGCGGTGCATGTATGAACCACTGTCCGGTTTATACCCGTATCGGTGGCGCGGCTTACGGTACGACTTATCCCGGCCCGATTGGCGAGATTATCTCTCCGCATTTGTTGGGCTTGGATGCGACACGCGATCTGCCGACTGCGTGTACCATGTGTGGTGCCTGTGTTGAGGTTTGTCCGGTACGCATTCCGATTACTGAACAAATGCAACGTCTGCGTGTTGAAGCGCAACGTTCGCCAACAGAAATCGTTCCGCATCCTATCCGCGGTCAAGGTGCATCGCATACTTTCGGCGAACAAATGGCATGGCGTACGTTTGACGGTATTTTCAGCGGCAGTAAAGCTTACCGTGCATTCGGTTGGACAGCCACTAAATTCCGTGCATTGACGCCTAGCAAGCAGCTGGGTTGGACGGATAACCGTGTTCCGATGAAACCGGCTAAGAAAACGCTGCATCAAATGATGGCAGAGAAACTCCAGAAAGAAAAAGCATAA
- a CDS encoding amino acid ABC transporter ATP-binding protein has protein sequence MIKIRNIHKTFGENTILRGIDLDVGKGQVIVILGPSGSGKTTFLRCLNALEMPEQGQIEFDNAQPLSIDFSKKPSKHDILALRRKSGMVFQQYNLFPHKTALENVMEGPVAVQGKPVAKAREEAVKLLEKVGLSDKIDLYPYQLSGGQQQRVGIARALAIQPELMLFDEPTSALDPELVQDVLDTMKELAQEGWTMVVVTHEIKFALEVATTVVVMDGGVIVEQGSPQDLFNHPKHERTQKFLRQIRADNGDLQI, from the coding sequence ATGATTAAAATCCGCAATATCCATAAGACCTTTGGCGAAAATACCATTTTGCGCGGCATCGATTTGGATGTCGGCAAAGGACAAGTGATTGTTATCTTAGGTCCTTCCGGCTCAGGCAAAACCACGTTTTTACGCTGTTTAAACGCTTTGGAAATGCCTGAACAAGGTCAGATAGAGTTTGACAATGCGCAGCCGTTAAGCATCGATTTTTCCAAAAAACCAAGCAAACACGATATTTTGGCACTGCGCCGCAAATCCGGTATGGTGTTCCAACAATACAACCTCTTTCCGCACAAAACTGCGTTGGAAAACGTCATGGAAGGGCCGGTTGCCGTACAAGGCAAGCCTGTCGCCAAAGCGCGTGAAGAGGCTGTCAAATTGCTTGAAAAAGTCGGTTTGAGCGATAAGATTGACCTCTACCCCTACCAGCTTTCCGGCGGTCAACAGCAGCGCGTCGGTATTGCCCGAGCATTGGCGATTCAGCCTGAACTGATGCTGTTTGACGAACCGACTTCCGCGCTTGACCCTGAATTGGTGCAAGATGTTTTGGATACCATGAAGGAATTGGCGCAAGAAGGCTGGACCATGGTTGTCGTTACGCATGAAATCAAATTCGCCTTAGAAGTGGCAACCACCGTTGTCGTGATGGACGGCGGCGTTATTGTCGAACAAGGCAGCCCGCAAGATTTGTTCAATCATCCCAAACATGAGCGGACACAAAA
- a CDS encoding (Fe-S)-binding protein, with amino-acid sequence MSAIKPPQITVFDSKPTDAYFFGTCVLDLFMPEAGMDAITLIEQQGIRIHYPMEQSCCGQPAYSSGHPKEAFDVAKAQLDLFPENWPIVVPSGSCGGMMKHHWPTLFKGTEYEQKAIDCANRIIEFTHFLLAIGYKPEDKGEPVKVAVHTSCAARREMNVHLSGWQLIDGMENVVRIVHDHESECCGFGGTFSVKQADISGAMVTDKVAALKETGATEIISADCGCMMNIGGKIAKDEPNMPRPKHIASFLLERTGGKA; translated from the coding sequence ATGAGCGCAATCAAACCACCACAAATCACCGTATTCGACAGCAAGCCAACCGATGCTTATTTCTTCGGTACTTGCGTTCTTGACCTTTTCATGCCGGAAGCAGGCATGGATGCCATTACCTTAATTGAACAGCAGGGTATCCGTATCCATTATCCGATGGAACAAAGCTGCTGCGGTCAACCGGCCTATTCGTCAGGTCATCCTAAAGAAGCCTTTGATGTTGCCAAAGCGCAACTGGATTTATTCCCTGAAAATTGGCCGATTGTCGTGCCTTCCGGTTCTTGCGGCGGCATGATGAAACACCACTGGCCGACTCTGTTCAAAGGCACTGAGTACGAGCAAAAAGCGATTGATTGTGCCAACCGTATCATTGAATTTACCCACTTCCTGCTGGCGATTGGTTACAAACCTGAAGATAAAGGCGAGCCGGTTAAAGTGGCCGTCCATACTTCCTGCGCCGCGCGTCGTGAGATGAATGTCCATTTGTCAGGCTGGCAGCTGATTGACGGCATGGAAAATGTTGTACGTATCGTTCACGACCATGAAAGCGAGTGCTGCGGTTTTGGCGGTACATTCTCTGTGAAACAAGCCGATATTTCCGGTGCGATGGTAACCGACAAAGTTGCAGCCTTAAAAGAAACAGGTGCAACTGAAATCATCAGCGCGGATTGCGGCTGTATGATGAATATCGGAGGCAAAATTGCCAAAGACGAACCCAATATGCCGCGTCCGAAACATATTGCATCTTTCCTGTTGGAACGTACCGGAGGTAAAGCATGA
- a CDS encoding LutC/YkgG family protein — MSARENILAKLKKADALPMEEPPVFDYYREMGVSWANDVERLKHWAAAMRAVKTEIYWVTKSNWPQVFRQAAEDKGLKNILLPLETEHGQLARAALADTNIEPRGFERKIDDWKNEFFTDIEAGFSGSKCGIARTGTIMLESSPLEPRSLSLVPPVHFCLFDTSKMYNEFHNAVEGEKLVEKGMPTNVILISGPSKTADIQLTLAYGAHGPRDLVVLAVLPDHISPADLEEKA; from the coding sequence ATGAGCGCGCGCGAAAATATTTTAGCGAAATTGAAAAAAGCCGATGCCTTGCCGATGGAAGAACCGCCGGTTTTCGATTATTACCGTGAAATGGGTGTTTCTTGGGCAAACGATGTCGAGCGTTTGAAACATTGGGCGGCTGCCATGCGTGCCGTCAAAACTGAAATCTATTGGGTTACCAAATCCAACTGGCCGCAAGTATTCCGTCAAGCAGCCGAAGACAAAGGCTTGAAAAACATTCTGCTCCCATTGGAAACAGAACATGGTCAGCTGGCTCGTGCAGCTTTGGCCGATACCAATATTGAACCGCGTGGTTTTGAGCGAAAAATCGACGATTGGAAAAACGAATTCTTTACAGATATTGAGGCGGGTTTTAGCGGCTCTAAATGCGGTATTGCCCGTACCGGTACGATTATGCTGGAGTCCAGCCCTCTCGAGCCGCGCAGCCTGAGTTTGGTTCCGCCTGTGCATTTCTGCCTGTTTGACACCAGCAAAATGTACAACGAATTCCATAATGCTGTTGAAGGCGAAAAACTGGTAGAAAAAGGCATGCCTACCAACGTTATTTTGATTTCCGGTCCGTCTAAGACTGCCGATATTCAATTAACTTTGGCCTATGGTGCACACGGCCCGCGCGATTTGGTGGTTTTGGCCGTTCTGCCTGATCATATTTCCCCTGCCGATTTGGAGGAAAAAGCATGA